One genomic segment of Primulina tabacum isolate GXHZ01 chromosome 9, ASM2559414v2, whole genome shotgun sequence includes these proteins:
- the LOC142555047 gene encoding protochlorophyllide reductase-like, with product MALQSAAFVPSAFTVHKEGKITAGLKESCLFGVSLGDHVKAEHSSSAKREFGSRKLFAFRVEAVATTTPTVTPSNVQGKKTLRKGTVLITGASSGLGLATAKSLAESGKWDVVMACRDFLKAEKAAKSVGMAKENYTIMHLDLSSLESVRQFVENFKRSGRPLDVLVCNAAIYQPTASEPSFTAEGFELSVGTNHLGHFLLSRLLLDEMKKSDYPSKRLIIVGSITGNTNTLAGNVPPKANLGDLRGLQGGLNGLNSSAMIDGGDFDGAKAYKDSKVCNMLIMQEFHRRYHEETGIAFASLYPGCIATTGLFREHIPLFRLLFPPFQKYITKGFVSEEESGKRLAQVVSDPSLTKSGVYWSWNKDSASFENQLSPEASDSDKARKVWEVSEKLVGLA from the exons ATGGCTCTACAGTCAGCTGCTTTTGTTCCCTCTGCATTTACCGTTCACAAGGAG GGAAAAATCACTGCAGGTTTGAAGGAATCTTGCCTGTTTGGAGTCTCACTCGGAGACCATGTCAAAGCTGAACATAGCTCTTCTGCCAAG AGAGAATTTGGGTCAAGAAAGTTGTTCGCATTTAGAGTTGAGGCAGTTGCCACAACCACCCCAACTGTCACCCCCTCCAACGTCCAAGGGAAGAAGACTTTACGGAAGGGAACTGTGTTGATCACCGGAGCCTCCTCTGGTTTAGGCCTTGCCACGGCTAAATCTTTGGCTGAGAGTGGGAAATGGGACGTCGTTATGGCTTGTAGGGACTTCCTCAAAGCTGAGAAAGCAGCTAAATCTGTTGGAATGGCCAAGGAGAACTACACCATCATGCATTTGGACCTCTCATCCCTCGAGAGTGTGAGGCAATTTGTTGAAAACTTCAAGCGTTCCGGTCGACCCCTGGATGTCCTCGTTTGCAATGCTGCCATCTACCAACCAACAGCAAGTGAGCCATCATTCACAGCCGAGGGATTCGAGCTCAGTGTTGGCACTAACCATCTTGGTCACTTCCTTCTTTCGAGATTGCTTCTTGATGAAATGAAGAAATCCGATTACCCTTCAAAGAGACTCATAATAGTGGGCTCCATCACAG GTAATACAAACACGTTGGCTGGAAATGTGCCTCCCAAGGCCAATCTTGGGGACTTGAGGGGTCTTCAAGGGGGTTTGAATGGCCTCAACAGCTCTGCCATGATTGATGGAGGAGACTTTGACGGTGCAAAAGCATACAAGGACAGCAAGGTCTGCAACATGCTCATAATGCAAGAGTTTCACCGCCGATACCACGAGGAAACCGGCATCGCATTCGCTTCCCTATACCCCGGATGCATAGCCACCACAGGGCTATTCAGAGAGCACATTCCTTTGTTCAGGCTCCTTTTCCCTCCATTCCAGAAGTACATCACCAAGGGATTCGTCTCAGAGGAGGAATCTGGCAAGAGGCTTGCTCAG GTTGTGAGTGATCCTAGCTTGACAAAGTCTGGTGTGTATTGGAGCTGGAACAAGGACTCGGCATCTTTCGAGAACCAGTTGTCTCCAGAAGCCAGTGATAGCGACAAAGCCCGAAAAGTGTGGGAGGTCAGCGAGAAACTTGTTGGTTTGGCTTAG